The Saccharothrix variisporea genome has a segment encoding these proteins:
- a CDS encoding tetratricopeptide repeat protein — MAGPHGVDEAELVAAYESNVAAQRLQAAGNPAHRAHLAAALNNLGMLHNALGRHAEAVAAVEEAVAVFREVVAEDPGRRYEFAVILTNLGIVRAPTAPDADVLDAFREAVSWWRALAADDPAHLPDLAEGLLKLGEQCGLRGRDEDSVTVHEEAVAQHRRLDPGNPVHVSGLLSALTNLSFAYNTVGRSADAVPPAEEVVAHLRAPAAANPAHRPDLAQALTRLGNRYQAAGRAADALRCAEEAVALERELAAEDPDHVLRLAQALANLAHARREVGGSGVPAGEEAVALLQRLASHDAALQPVLDVVSANLENHRRAAGDHKRKKRFWRS; from the coding sequence ATGGCGGGTCCGCACGGCGTGGACGAGGCGGAACTGGTCGCCGCCTACGAGAGCAACGTTGCCGCGCAACGATTACAGGCGGCCGGGAACCCCGCTCACCGCGCCCACCTCGCCGCCGCGCTGAACAACCTCGGCATGCTCCACAACGCGCTCGGCCGGCACGCGGAGGCGGTCGCGGCCGTCGAAGAGGCCGTCGCGGTGTTCCGCGAGGTCGTCGCCGAGGACCCGGGCCGCCGGTACGAGTTCGCCGTCATCCTGACCAACCTGGGCATCGTCCGCGCCCCGACCGCTCCGGACGCCGACGTGCTCGACGCCTTCCGGGAAGCCGTGTCGTGGTGGCGCGCCCTGGCCGCGGACGACCCCGCCCACCTGCCCGACCTCGCGGAAGGCCTGCTCAAGCTCGGCGAGCAGTGCGGCCTGCGGGGTCGGGACGAGGACAGCGTGACGGTCCACGAGGAAGCCGTCGCACAGCACCGTCGCCTGGACCCCGGGAACCCCGTCCACGTGTCCGGCCTGCTGTCCGCGCTCACGAACCTCTCCTTCGCCTACAACACGGTCGGCCGGTCCGCGGACGCGGTCCCGCCGGCCGAGGAGGTCGTCGCCCACCTGCGGGCACCGGCCGCCGCGAACCCGGCCCACCGGCCCGACCTCGCCCAGGCGCTGACCCGGCTCGGCAACCGCTACCAGGCGGCGGGCCGGGCCGCGGACGCCCTGCGCTGCGCCGAGGAAGCCGTGGCGCTGGAACGCGAACTTGCCGCCGAGGACCCGGACCACGTGCTCAGGTTGGCGCAAGCCTTGGCGAACCTGGCACATGCTCGCCGCGAGGTGGGTGGGTCGGGGGTTCCCGCCGGTGAGGAGGCTGTCGCGTTGTTGCAGCGCCTGGCGTCCCACGACGCGGCGCTGCAACCGGTCTTGGACGTTGTTTCGGCGAACCTGGAGAACCACCGGCGGGCGGCCGGCGACCACAAGCGCAAGAAGCGCTTCTGGCGCTCCTGA
- a CDS encoding DinB family protein, translating to MLECVIDDFAKDYLHGDLQEVREVMVRKVDGLSEYDIRRPLTSTGTNLLGLVKHLTLTEARYFGEVFGRPFPEPVPRWDDLEQRGRDLWVTEHETREEVVDRYRRAWEHSDATIAALAVDAPGHVPWWPRPDVVLFNVLVHVLTETNRHAGHADILREQLDGAVEVSGKGPEFWAERRAEIERAARAAG from the coding sequence ATGCTGGAGTGCGTGATCGACGACTTCGCGAAGGACTACCTGCACGGCGACCTCCAAGAGGTGCGGGAGGTGATGGTGCGCAAGGTCGACGGGTTGTCCGAGTACGACATCCGGCGGCCCCTGACCTCGACCGGCACGAACCTGCTGGGGCTGGTCAAGCACCTGACCCTGACCGAGGCCCGGTACTTCGGCGAGGTGTTCGGCCGGCCGTTCCCCGAGCCCGTGCCGCGCTGGGACGACCTCGAACAGCGCGGCCGGGACCTGTGGGTGACCGAGCACGAGACGCGGGAGGAGGTCGTCGACCGCTACCGGCGGGCCTGGGAGCACTCCGACGCGACGATCGCCGCGCTCGCCGTCGACGCCCCCGGGCACGTGCCCTGGTGGCCGCGGCCGGACGTGGTGTTGTTCAACGTCCTGGTGCACGTGCTCACCGAGACCAACCGGCACGCGGGCCACGCCGACATCCTGCGCGAGCAGCTGGACGGCGCGGTCGAGGTGAGCGGGAAGGGTCCGGAGTTCTGGGCCGAGAGGCGTGCGGAGATCGAGCGGGCGGCGCGGGCGGCGGGCTGA
- a CDS encoding serine/threonine-protein kinase — protein MRTGDVVGGRYELEDARGSGSGGMVWSAFDRKLKRRVALKRPHAAADEADRARFRREAETAAQVHHPNAVAIFDTVDADDCWLVMEHLPADSLDKVLAARGALPPERVARIGVQIAGALAAVHAKNIVHRDVKPGNILVTDDGLAKLTDFGISIWREGTRTDDGRISGTPSYTAPEVASGYPAGRTSDVFSLGATLFAAVEGEPPFGHGEPHEVLRRARRGEIPPMRQAGPLTPLLAEMLRKRPETRPTADEVRSRLKEIVGDWEPPQAQPSAPARARRPLQAAAGALVVAAVVAGALAWQNRAPAASPPAPRADLIGDERTADVCALLDLARLRRFGKPEIDTTQGNFNRCDAMIDVGAAKPVDVEVQVITRTSRGVQGRPGEILEEPSETSECDRTVVVDDVYAVRVSTKLKNPPLDLCTVETTAIDGVLATLAAGPLPRRATPFPEGSLAHVDACTLLDAKSLATLAGIDAGKAVNVFGHWGCKWFDSVGGPGINLRYDQHMAQELPEGSLVDLGGHPGYVKVEVGTTKGCTVNIPHRPARVAQRATIDLVVLTVAGDRPNADYCPRAQSLATVAAANLPS, from the coding sequence GTGCGCACGGGGGATGTGGTGGGCGGGCGTTACGAATTGGAGGACGCCCGCGGTTCGGGTTCCGGGGGCATGGTCTGGTCCGCCTTCGACCGGAAGCTGAAGCGGCGCGTGGCGCTCAAGCGGCCCCACGCCGCCGCGGACGAGGCCGACCGCGCCCGCTTCCGCCGCGAGGCCGAGACCGCCGCCCAGGTGCACCACCCCAACGCGGTCGCGATCTTCGACACCGTCGACGCCGACGACTGCTGGCTGGTCATGGAGCACCTGCCGGCCGACAGCCTGGACAAGGTGCTCGCGGCGCGGGGCGCGCTGCCGCCGGAGCGGGTGGCGCGGATCGGCGTGCAGATCGCCGGCGCGCTGGCCGCCGTGCACGCGAAGAACATCGTCCACCGGGACGTGAAGCCGGGCAACATCCTGGTCACCGACGACGGCCTGGCCAAGCTGACCGACTTCGGCATCTCCATCTGGCGCGAGGGCACCCGCACCGACGACGGCCGGATCAGCGGCACCCCGTCCTACACCGCGCCCGAGGTGGCGAGCGGCTACCCGGCTGGCCGCACCTCGGACGTGTTCTCCCTGGGGGCCACGCTGTTCGCGGCGGTCGAGGGCGAGCCGCCCTTCGGCCACGGCGAGCCGCACGAGGTGCTCCGGCGCGCCCGCCGCGGCGAGATCCCCCCGATGCGCCAAGCCGGTCCACTCACCCCGCTGCTGGCGGAGATGCTGCGCAAGCGCCCCGAGACCAGGCCGACCGCCGACGAAGTCCGATCAAGGCTCAAGGAGATCGTCGGCGACTGGGAACCGCCCCAGGCGCAGCCCTCCGCGCCTGCCCGCGCCCGCCGCCCCCTCCAGGCCGCTGCGGGCGCCCTGGTCGTCGCGGCGGTCGTGGCGGGGGCGTTGGCCTGGCAGAACCGCGCCCCGGCCGCCTCCCCGCCCGCACCGCGCGCCGACCTCATCGGCGACGAACGCACCGCCGACGTGTGCGCGCTGCTCGACCTGGCGCGGCTGCGCCGGTTCGGCAAGCCCGAGATCGACACGACCCAGGGCAACTTCAACCGCTGCGACGCCATGATCGACGTCGGCGCGGCCAAGCCGGTGGACGTGGAGGTCCAGGTGATCACCCGGACGTCCCGGGGCGTGCAGGGCCGGCCGGGGGAGATCCTCGAGGAACCCTCGGAAACCAGCGAGTGCGACCGGACCGTGGTGGTGGACGACGTGTACGCGGTGCGCGTGTCGACCAAGCTGAAGAACCCGCCGCTGGACCTGTGCACCGTGGAGACGACCGCCATCGACGGCGTGCTGGCGACCCTGGCGGCGGGCCCCCTGCCCCGGCGGGCGACCCCGTTCCCGGAGGGTTCCCTGGCCCACGTCGACGCCTGCACGCTGCTGGACGCCAAGTCCCTGGCCACGCTGGCGGGGATCGACGCGGGGAAGGCGGTGAACGTGTTCGGGCACTGGGGCTGCAAGTGGTTCGACAGCGTCGGCGGCCCCGGCATCAACCTGCGCTACGACCAGCACATGGCCCAGGAGCTGCCGGAGGGCAGCCTGGTGGACCTCGGCGGCCACCCCGGGTACGTCAAGGTCGAGGTGGGGACGACCAAGGGCTGCACCGTCAACATCCCGCACCGGCCGGCGCGGGTGGCGCAACGGGCGACCATCGACTTGGTGGTGCTGACGGTGGCGGGCGACCGCCCGAACGCCGACTACTGCCCGCGAGCCCAAAGCCTGGCCACAGTGGCCGCCGCCAACCTGCCTTCCTGA
- a CDS encoding ESX secretion-associated protein EspG has translation MLRAPVVLSDTAFDVLWHRDDLGEHHTVLHVPPAEANPLEVENALFREGVRVDDTLEALRVLAHADFECFGWIAFTRELTLPVVAATAGRHGVFALRDNGHVRIDALHGDPSDTLAACLPELPPGRGTSINARAEDAHRSPALVELMRRPRTGVAKLYAARRDRYGRRRRSESFVTTLDCPDGRWLVVRYTDKRGQHWVHATPAGRPVIREWLHRLGT, from the coding sequence ATGTTGCGCGCACCGGTGGTGTTGTCGGACACGGCGTTCGACGTGCTGTGGCACCGCGACGACCTCGGCGAGCACCACACCGTGCTGCACGTGCCGCCCGCCGAGGCCAACCCGCTGGAGGTGGAGAACGCCCTGTTCCGCGAGGGCGTGCGGGTGGACGACACGCTGGAGGCGCTGCGGGTGCTCGCGCACGCGGACTTCGAGTGCTTCGGCTGGATCGCGTTCACCCGCGAGCTGACCCTGCCGGTCGTCGCGGCCACCGCCGGCCGGCACGGCGTCTTCGCCTTGCGGGACAACGGTCACGTGCGGATCGACGCGCTGCACGGGGACCCGTCGGACACCCTCGCGGCCTGCCTGCCGGAACTGCCGCCGGGCCGGGGGACGTCGATCAACGCCCGCGCGGAGGACGCCCACCGGTCCCCGGCCCTGGTCGAGCTGATGCGTCGCCCGCGCACCGGCGTGGCCAAGCTCTACGCGGCCCGCCGCGACCGCTACGGCCGCCGCCGGCGCTCGGAGTCCTTCGTCACCACCCTCGACTGCCCGGACGGCCGCTGGCTGGTGGTCCGCTACACCGACAAGCGCGGCCAGCACTGGGTGCACGCCACCCCCGCCGGCCGCCCGGTCATCCGGGAGTGGCTGCACCGCCTGGGCACCTGA
- a CDS encoding PE domain-containing protein: protein MGKFTVRVEALRGVADGYGRVRDDVSDTNQQSRPLASIQPPMADPATTAFVAAASQAGQAHLDSVGRIEQDLGTRTEELHATVRQYAGTEHDVDHLMTGRER from the coding sequence ATGGGCAAATTCACAGTGCGGGTGGAGGCTCTGCGCGGCGTGGCCGACGGGTACGGCAGGGTCCGCGACGACGTGTCCGACACCAACCAGCAGAGCAGGCCGCTGGCGAGCATCCAGCCGCCGATGGCCGATCCGGCGACCACGGCGTTCGTCGCCGCCGCGTCCCAGGCGGGCCAGGCGCACCTCGACTCGGTGGGCCGGATCGAGCAGGACCTGGGGACGCGGACCGAGGAGCTGCACGCCACCGTCCGGCAGTACGCCGGGACCGAGCACGACGTCGACCACCTGATGACGGGGCGCGAACGATGA
- a CDS encoding geranylgeranyl reductase family protein, with the protein MGTLDGDVWDVAVVGAGPAGASAARVAAEAGCRVVLLERAAIPRYKTCGGGLIGCSQAYLPAGLRVPVLDEIEAVTFGLDGAKQRTLRSEGPARCKMVFRDELDAALTRVAAEAGAVVRDRTTVAGVEDDGGVVALRTGAGDLVRARAVVGADGSASRVGRHVGVRCEQVDLALEVEVPVDRRTAARWRGRMLMEWGPLPGSFGWVFPKGDVCTAGVVAAKGQGEATRAYLRDFLDRQGLAHLTPLHDTGHLTRCRRPGSPLARHRTVVAGDAAGLCDPWSREGISFALRSGVWAGEAAVRLASADDADLERERSRYAEVVRTTLEAEMRASRRIMDVFTWRPGLVHAALTSVPPVWRRVDSYLGGATTIPALLGTPAARVALKVLDLIR; encoded by the coding sequence GTGGGAACACTTGACGGGGACGTGTGGGACGTCGCGGTGGTCGGGGCCGGGCCGGCGGGCGCCAGTGCGGCTCGGGTGGCGGCCGAGGCCGGGTGTCGGGTGGTCCTGCTGGAGCGTGCGGCGATCCCCCGGTACAAGACCTGCGGTGGCGGGTTGATCGGGTGTTCGCAGGCGTACCTGCCCGCCGGGCTGCGTGTCCCGGTCCTCGACGAGATCGAAGCGGTGACCTTCGGGCTCGACGGCGCCAAGCAGCGCACGCTGCGCAGCGAAGGGCCGGCGCGCTGCAAGATGGTCTTCCGCGACGAGTTGGACGCCGCCCTGACCCGGGTCGCGGCGGAGGCCGGCGCGGTGGTGCGCGACCGGACGACCGTGGCGGGCGTCGAGGACGACGGGGGCGTGGTCGCGCTGCGCACCGGGGCCGGGGACCTGGTGCGGGCCCGAGCGGTGGTGGGCGCGGACGGCAGCGCGAGCCGGGTCGGTCGGCACGTCGGGGTGCGGTGCGAGCAGGTGGACCTGGCGCTGGAGGTCGAGGTGCCGGTCGACCGGCGGACGGCGGCGCGCTGGCGCGGCCGGATGCTGATGGAGTGGGGGCCGCTGCCGGGGTCGTTCGGTTGGGTGTTCCCCAAGGGTGACGTGTGCACGGCGGGTGTCGTCGCGGCCAAGGGGCAGGGCGAGGCCACCAGGGCCTACCTGCGCGACTTCCTGGACCGGCAGGGCCTGGCGCACCTGACCCCGCTGCACGACACCGGTCACCTGACCCGGTGCCGCCGGCCGGGATCGCCGTTGGCCCGGCACCGGACGGTGGTCGCCGGCGACGCCGCCGGGCTGTGCGACCCGTGGTCGCGGGAGGGGATCTCCTTCGCGCTGCGGTCGGGGGTGTGGGCCGGGGAAGCGGCCGTGCGGCTGGCGTCGGCCGACGACGCCGACCTGGAACGCGAGCGGTCCCGCTACGCCGAGGTCGTGCGCACGACGCTGGAGGCGGAGATGCGTGCCTCGCGCCGGATCATGGACGTCTTCACCTGGCGACCCGGCCTGGTGCACGCGGCGCTGACCTCCGTGCCGCCGGTGTGGCGGCGGGTCGACTCCTACCTCGGCGGCGCGACCACGATCCCCGCCCTGCTCGGCACCCCCGCCGCCCGCGTGGCGCTGAAGGTCCTCGACCTCATCCGGTGA
- a CDS encoding polysaccharide lyase 6 family protein: MTRVLLAVLLALGVTVVSGPPSSAGGHTVHVRDSARLQRALTEARAGDRIVVADGRYAIGAMKDRHGTAARPITVVAAHRGRAVVEDGQLEVANSSHVTFEGFTWTNRSTLLITGSNHVRLTRNHFRLTEESTLYWVLVQGADSHHNRIDHNLFEEKHQLGNFVVVEGSETEQSQHDRIDHNHFRNIGPRATNDMEAVRVGRSTISRSSGFTVVEANLFENCDGDPEIVTVKSNDNIVRYNTFRNSQGTLSHRHGDRGTLQGNFFLGGGKAGTGGIRLYGRDHKVYNNHFEGLTGTGYDAALQIDGGDVDVEGALNAHWRVYRAIVVNNTFVGNVSNIEIGANYPYPPIDCTIADNVVTGGQGKLFDERKTPVNSSYVGNIAWPTGTASVGVAQPVEAIRVVDPLLRREGPVHRIGAGSPAVDAARGGFAFVADDMDGQARVGTDVGADERSDAEVVRGPLEAGDVGPGSR, encoded by the coding sequence ATGACGCGTGTGCTGTTGGCGGTGTTGCTCGCGCTGGGGGTGACGGTCGTGAGCGGGCCGCCGTCGTCCGCAGGCGGCCACACCGTCCACGTCAGGGACTCGGCGCGGCTCCAACGCGCGTTGACCGAAGCCCGCGCCGGGGACCGGATCGTGGTCGCCGACGGCCGGTACGCGATCGGCGCGATGAAGGACCGGCACGGCACCGCGGCCCGGCCCATCACCGTTGTAGCGGCCCACCGCGGTCGAGCGGTGGTCGAGGACGGGCAGCTGGAGGTGGCGAACTCGTCGCACGTGACCTTCGAGGGGTTCACCTGGACCAACCGGTCGACCCTGCTGATCACCGGGTCGAACCACGTGCGGTTGACCCGCAACCACTTCCGGCTCACCGAGGAGTCGACGCTGTACTGGGTGCTCGTCCAGGGCGCCGACAGCCACCACAACCGCATCGACCACAACCTGTTCGAGGAGAAGCACCAACTCGGCAACTTCGTCGTGGTCGAGGGCTCGGAAACCGAGCAGTCCCAACACGACCGCATCGACCACAACCACTTCCGCAACATCGGCCCCCGCGCCACCAACGACATGGAGGCCGTCCGGGTCGGTCGGAGCACCATCTCGCGGTCCAGCGGGTTCACCGTCGTCGAGGCGAACCTGTTCGAGAACTGCGACGGCGACCCGGAGATCGTCACGGTGAAGAGCAACGACAACATCGTGCGCTACAACACTTTCCGCAACTCCCAGGGCACGTTGTCACACCGGCACGGCGACCGCGGGACGTTGCAGGGCAACTTCTTCCTCGGCGGCGGGAAGGCTGGAACCGGCGGCATCCGGCTCTACGGCCGGGACCACAAGGTCTACAACAACCACTTCGAGGGCCTGACCGGCACCGGGTACGACGCCGCGTTGCAGATCGACGGCGGGGACGTCGACGTCGAGGGTGCGCTGAACGCGCATTGGCGGGTCTACCGGGCGATCGTCGTGAACAACACGTTCGTCGGGAACGTGTCGAACATCGAGATCGGGGCCAATTACCCGTACCCGCCGATCGACTGCACCATCGCCGACAACGTGGTGACCGGCGGGCAGGGCAAGCTGTTCGACGAGCGCAAGACGCCGGTGAATTCGAGCTATGTCGGGAACATCGCGTGGCCGACTGGGACGGCGAGTGTGGGGGTGGCGCAGCCGGTTGAGGCGATTCGTGTCGTGGACCCGTTGTTGCGGCGGGAAGGGCCGGTGCACCGGATCGGTGCCGGGAGCCCGGCGGTCGACGCCGCGCGGGGCGGGTTCGCGTTCGTCGCCGATGACATGGACGGGCAGGCGCGGGTCGGTACCGATGTCGGCGCGGACGAGCGGTCGGATGCGGAGGTGGTGCGGGGGCCGTTGGAGGCGGGGGACGTGGGTCCGGGTTCTCGGTAG
- a CDS encoding DJ-1/PfpI family protein — MARVLVLAGDAAEELDSMYPVFRLREGGHEAVVAAPTSRAIKLVVHDFEPEWDAYTEKPGHTLPVDLAFADVDPEGFDGLVIPGGRAPEYIRTDPDVARIVRHFFERGLPVGTICHGPQVPAALGLLKGRTTAAFPPLKVDMELAGATFVDAPDVVDGAMVSCRGWPDLPEWSRAFMDVLEKSQVPA; from the coding sequence ATGGCCAGAGTGCTGGTCCTGGCGGGTGACGCCGCCGAGGAGCTGGACTCGATGTACCCGGTCTTCCGCCTGCGGGAGGGCGGTCACGAGGCGGTCGTGGCCGCTCCGACCTCGCGCGCGATCAAGCTGGTCGTGCACGACTTCGAGCCCGAGTGGGACGCCTACACCGAGAAGCCGGGCCACACGCTGCCGGTGGACCTGGCGTTCGCCGACGTCGACCCCGAGGGGTTCGACGGGCTGGTGATCCCGGGCGGGCGGGCGCCGGAGTACATCCGGACCGACCCGGACGTGGCCCGCATCGTCCGGCACTTCTTCGAGCGCGGCCTGCCCGTGGGCACGATCTGCCACGGCCCGCAGGTGCCCGCCGCCCTCGGCCTGCTCAAGGGCCGCACCACCGCCGCGTTCCCGCCGCTGAAGGTGGACATGGAGCTGGCCGGCGCCACCTTCGTGGACGCGCCGGACGTGGTGGACGGGGCCATGGTGTCGTGCCGCGGCTGGCCGGACCTCCCCGAGTGGTCCCGCGCGTTCATGGACGTGCTGGAGAAGTCGCAGGTCCCCGCCTGA